A genomic stretch from Festucalex cinctus isolate MCC-2025b chromosome 13, RoL_Fcin_1.0, whole genome shotgun sequence includes:
- the LOC144033678 gene encoding uncharacterized protein LOC144033678 has protein sequence MRLTWSAMLQHNNNNNCPCLEANAHEAALKCPSATQPLPSRLELGLADLPLIRGLRAWALCSKTRQKGGTPPSGGRAPVTPPTGRGTSCPRPADVHLSRAWGSGYGLPQAGAGALVTVATLKTSEGNGKTQTQCLFLRNDKGSCLYSASGGTSGAGGWLRGKSGPGTGRRDVTAVQTQTATSRVRVRSARRWRKSTHAVAGDKRHPDEEGSEKREKQSKAGPEGDACPDHRGLRGSPECLQNWSNEESARKSTHTASQNNETLPDEEDKVKQEEPDKVCPDCRVNPEGEPEGSPGFRQNPSNEESQRKSSHVVVRHKRLPEEEVAEKQIEPHNAEPQRLTSPDEGACQQSCGPGESPDCLQSKESLRKSSHGTSQDKRLADEDVTEKQERRNKLELVLLTTSDEGAYCKSRGPSRSPGCFEIALSEESERKSSHAARQDKRLPDGEVPEKQEEPDKVNPEQLGGLLGESRELRRSPRLLQNVSKEESARREDTPSGEIAGMKREWEGNAEEDEERKGLCQNDPSSWLRPNPDLESSHCRSERNNPININKRSDEEECAVQTPFDDITATSRCIKDSYPAGGSTGRAGDELCQVGSALGTQPAPEHNVTTATKDSSSSSSPSTTNFRLDFVEENEAEFARGCTVAPASPRLQNLTPALPTSATMATSQPCAAAEEVEKGGQAGIELEQEEDGEEDEFGGFMRAEGVEGCRPGVAVPVLSPWERSAALGGSDVSGESRDAWTAFPGDVRDAGRDAVGQWWPDEERTDMLHHQLDLLFAAAFPSPPPSADRHHSHTDVIPTLTDVLGGQEQRLLDVSKTSVHKYKPGGADVSVSRDLLLGSLHVEPPHSESRAGDWRSTRRPSPGLHAPNQHARNAAAVM, from the exons ATGAGGCTCACGTGGAGCGCCATGTTgcagcacaacaacaacaacaactgcccGTGTCTGGAGGCCAACGCCCACGAGGCGGCCCTGAAGTGCCCCTCGGCCACACAGCCACTCCCCAGCAGGCTGGAGCTGGGCTTGGCGGACCTGCCGCTCATCCGGGGCCTGCGGGCCTGGGCGCTGTGCTCCAAGACCCGGCAGAAAGGCGGCACCCCGCCCAGCGGGGGACGGGCACCGGTGACACCCCCCACCGGCCGGGGGACTTCCTGCCCCAGGCCGGCAGATGTGCACTTGAGCCGGGCATGGGGTTCGGGCTACGGCCTCCCGCAGGCCGGGGCGGGCGCCCTGGTGACGGTGGCCACTCTGAAGACATCCGAAGGCAACGGGAAGACGCAGACGCAGTGCCTCTTTCTGCGGAATGACAAAGGAAGTTGCTTGTACTCCGCATCGGGCGGGACGAGCGGGGCCGGAGGATGGCTCAGAGGGAAGTCTGGTCCCGGTACTGGGCGGCGGGACGTTACCGCCGTCCAAACGCAGACTGCGACGAGCCGAGTCCGAGTGCGCTCCGCCCGCAGATGGAGAAAGTCCACACATGCGGTTGCTGGAGATAAAAGACATCCCGATGAGGAAGGCTCCGAGAAGCgggaaaaacaaagcaaagccGGTCCCGAAGGGGATGCCTGTCCAGACCACAGAGGACTACGAGGGTCTCCTGAATGCCTTCAGAACTGGTCCAATGAGGAAAGCGCGAGAAAGTCCACTCACACTGCTAGCCAAAACAACGAAACGCTTCCTGATGAGGAAGACAAAGTGAAACAGGAGGAGCCAGATAAAGTGTGTCCGGACTGCCGCGTCAATCCCGAAGGTGAACCCGAGGGGAGTCCTGGATTCCGTCAGAATCCCTCCAATGAGGAAAGCCAGAGAAAATCCAGTCACGTGGTCGTCCGACACAAAAGACTTCCCGAGGAGGAAGTTGCTGAGAAGCAGATTGAGCCACACAACGCGGAGCCCCAGCGCCTCACCAGTCCCGACGAGGGAGCCTGTCAGCAAAGCTGCGGACCAGGCGAGAGTCCTGATTGCCTTCAGAGTAAGGAAAGTCTGAGGAAGTCCAGTCACGGGACCAGCCAAGACAAAAGACTTGCTGATGAGGACGTCACAGAGAAGCAAGAGAGGAGAAATAAATTGGAGCTGGTCCTCCTGACCACTTCGGATGAGGGAGCCTATTGCAAAAGCCGAGGACCGTCCCGGAGTCCTGGATGCTTTGAGATTGCGCTCAGTGAAGAAAGTGAGAGGAAGTCCAGTCATGCGGCCCGCCAAGACAAAAGACTTCCCGATGGGGAAGTCCCCGAGAAACAGGAAGAGCCAGACAAAGTCAATCCGGAGCAGCTTGGGGGACTCTTGGGGGAAAGCCGAGAACTGCGACGGAGTCCTCGACTCCTTCAGAATGTTTCCAAAGAGGAAAGTgcgaggagagaagacactccgAGTGGGGAGATTGCAGGAATGAAGAGGGAGTGGGAAGGGAATgcagaggaggacgaggagaggAAGGGACTCTGTCAGAATGATCCGTCGAGTTGGTTGAGGCCCAACCCGGACCTGGAATCTTCTCACTGCCGCTCGGAACGTAACAACCCCATAAACATCAACAAGAGATCCGATGAGGAAGAGTGCGCCGTCCAGACGCcttttgatgacatcacagccacAAGCCGATGCATCAAGGACTCCTATCCCGCAGGGGGCAGCACTGGCCGAGCAGGAGATGAGCTTTGCCAGGTCGGGAGCGCCCTCGGGACGCAGCCAGCGCCGGAGCACAATGTGACAACCGCAACAAAggactcttcttcttcctcgtcACCTTCAACAACAAACTTCAGACTGGACTTTGTGGAGGAGAACGAAGCTGAGTTTGCACGGGGATGCACGGTAGCTCCCGCTAGTCCCCGCCTGCAAAATCTCACCCCCGCCCTGCCCACCTCGGCTACCATGGCAACCAGTCAGCCCTGCGCCGCGGCAGAAGAAGTGGAAAAGGGAGGCCAAGCCGGGATCGAGCTGGAGCAAGAGGAGGACGGAGAGGAAGATGAGTTTGGAGGCTTCATGCGAGCGGAGGGAGTTGAAGGGTGCAGGCCGGGCGTCGCCGTTCCTGTCCTGTCGCCATGGGAGCGCTCAGCGG CGTTGGGAGGCAGCGACGTCTCTGGAGAGTCACGTGACGCGTGGACGGCCTTTCCTGGAGACGTGCGGGATGCGGGCCGGGATGCGGTGGGGCAGTGGTGGCCCGACGAGGAAAGGACGGACATGCTGCATCACCAATTG GATCTTCTCTTTGCCGCTGCCTTCCCCTCGCCGCCTCCGTCGGCGGACCGCCATCATTCCCACACCGACGTCATTCCCACATTGACGGACGTCCTCGGCGGGCAGGAGCAGCG GCTGTTGGACGTCAGCAAAACGTCCGTCCACAAATACAAGCCAGGTGGCGCTGACGTCAGCGTGTCGCGAGATCTTCTGCTCGGTTCGTTACACGTGGAGCCGCCCCACAGC GAGAGCCGAGCCGGCGATTGGCGGTCAACTCGTCGCCCCTCCCCCGGCCTGCACGCGCCCAATCAGCACGCTCGCAACGCGGCGGCCGTCATGTGA